In a single window of the Deinococcus misasensis DSM 22328 genome:
- a CDS encoding DUF2268 domain-containing protein, with amino-acid sequence MKLHTSPTLSGLRKALQAPQEHQMSEFLQEVMEPIRPCWETPLRHMGQVPSEQNPAFLAAQRFLFYTPSQGSERGLQALQHIEDSGAAAQSMQLLKQAVDLLQPEAHGIILQDMHFAFVVGDPERMAPPLYTGAGNVPGWILLMAFPTTENLPKLPAIPVHEFHHQIRFQYEPLFPEMTLGKYLVAEGLAEVFAASLCGEEHLGPWATTLTLPEVENLKPRFAAALHCADFTEVRGYIFGDWAARDWGTPVLGIPDFAGYAVGYRLVQAYLQKTGKNMVQATYTPWQEIVEQSGFFEGLL; translated from the coding sequence ATGAAACTTCACACTTCGCCCACCCTTTCAGGCCTGCGCAAAGCCCTGCAGGCCCCTCAGGAACACCAGATGTCCGAATTTTTACAGGAGGTGATGGAACCCATCCGGCCCTGCTGGGAAACCCCTTTGCGTCACATGGGGCAGGTGCCCTCAGAGCAGAATCCTGCCTTTCTGGCTGCACAACGCTTCTTGTTTTACACCCCCTCTCAGGGCTCAGAGCGTGGCCTGCAGGCCTTGCAACACATTGAGGACTCTGGAGCAGCCGCACAATCCATGCAGTTGCTGAAACAGGCCGTGGACCTGCTGCAGCCCGAGGCACACGGCATCATCCTGCAGGACATGCATTTCGCTTTTGTGGTGGGAGATCCAGAACGCATGGCCCCTCCGTTGTACACCGGGGCAGGAAACGTGCCCGGATGGATTTTGCTCATGGCTTTCCCCACCACCGAAAACCTGCCCAAACTGCCTGCCATTCCGGTGCATGAATTTCACCACCAGATCCGCTTTCAGTACGAGCCCCTCTTCCCAGAGATGACCCTCGGGAAGTACCTGGTGGCCGAAGGACTTGCAGAGGTGTTTGCGGCTTCCCTGTGTGGTGAGGAGCACCTTGGACCGTGGGCGACCACCTTGACCCTTCCAGAGGTGGAAAACCTCAAGCCCCGTTTTGCTGCAGCCCTCCACTGTGCAGACTTCACGGAAGTCAGGGGGTACATTTTTGGGGATTGGGCTGCCAGAGACTGGGGCACACCTGTGCTCGGGATTCCTGACTTTGCCGGGTATGCCGTTGGATACCGTCTGGTGCAGGCTTATTTGCAAAAGACAGGAAAGAACATGGTGCAAGCCACCTACACCCCATGGCAGGAGATTGTGGAGCAAAGTGGCTTCTTTGAGGGTTTGCTGTAA
- a CDS encoding GNAT family N-acetyltransferase, whose amino-acid sequence MKVRLQSSPPPVHSGIRPFKTKDLPALAELMFEAYQGTIDFDPGSTLQDALEQLEKTLQGDYGNFMPEASFVLEEDGVPLSASLITFWAPFNCPLLAFTMTRPECKGQGLAALVMKSSMSALYHDGYNRLGLVVTDGNAPAQRLYERLGFKPFDPET is encoded by the coding sequence ATGAAAGTCCGGCTGCAGTCGTCTCCCCCACCTGTGCATTCCGGCATTCGTCCTTTCAAAACGAAAGACCTCCCAGCACTGGCCGAACTGATGTTCGAAGCCTATCAGGGCACCATCGACTTTGATCCGGGAAGCACCCTGCAAGACGCCCTGGAACAACTGGAGAAAACCCTTCAAGGCGATTATGGGAACTTCATGCCAGAGGCTTCTTTTGTGCTGGAAGAAGATGGGGTGCCACTCAGCGCCAGCCTGATCACCTTCTGGGCACCTTTCAATTGCCCCCTTCTGGCCTTCACCATGACCCGACCAGAGTGCAAAGGGCAGGGTCTGGCGGCTCTGGTGATGAAATCCAGCATGAGTGCCCTGTACCACGATGGTTACAACCGTCTGGGTCTGGTGGTCACCGATGGCAATGCACCTGCGCAACGGTTGTATGAACGGCTCGGGTTCAAACCTTTTGATCCTGAAACATGA
- a CDS encoding MBL fold metallo-hydrolase produces MQKVAERVFVVPLGYVNVVVLGEREKFSLVDAGIPGSLKRLEQQLNRAGFELQNLQSVLITHAHPDHYGVLAELLNRKKVPVYAHPREIPVLLGQEKAALPPRETLPLGQQILQRIITSMKRPPTIPEAQPIVEGQVLQDILPGMTVIELPGHAPGQVGFWIPSSRTLIAGDALMRGSGKCKLPLQALTVSMRDAARSAQRIVDLDVERLIVGHGKPILEKAHQELHELEMPIQRQLALAGGSR; encoded by the coding sequence ATGCAGAAAGTGGCCGAACGGGTGTTTGTGGTTCCTCTGGGATACGTCAATGTGGTGGTGCTGGGGGAACGTGAAAAATTTTCGCTGGTGGATGCAGGGATCCCGGGCAGTTTGAAGCGTCTGGAGCAACAACTGAACCGGGCCGGTTTTGAATTGCAGAACCTGCAATCGGTTCTGATCACCCATGCCCATCCGGACCATTATGGGGTGCTGGCTGAACTGCTGAACCGCAAAAAAGTTCCGGTTTACGCCCATCCCAGAGAAATCCCTGTTTTGCTGGGACAAGAAAAAGCAGCCCTGCCACCCAGAGAAACCCTGCCTCTGGGACAGCAGATTTTGCAGCGGATCATCACCAGCATGAAGCGGCCTCCCACCATCCCTGAGGCCCAACCGATTGTGGAAGGTCAGGTGCTGCAAGACATCTTGCCTGGCATGACCGTGATTGAACTGCCCGGACATGCCCCCGGACAGGTGGGTTTCTGGATCCCCTCTTCCCGCACTCTGATTGCAGGGGATGCGTTGATGCGGGGTTCCGGGAAATGCAAATTGCCCCTGCAGGCCCTGACGGTCAGCATGCGGGACGCTGCACGTTCTGCCCAGAGGATCGTGGATCTGGATGTGGAACGCCTGATTGTGGGCCACGGCAAACCCATTCTGGAGAAAGCCCATCAGGAGCTGCATGAACTGGAAATGCCGATCCAGAGACAACTGGCTCTGGCCGGAGGTTCCAGATGA
- a CDS encoding MerR family transcriptional regulator yields the protein MERYRIGELARLGGVSIKTVRYYSDLGLLPPAEITETGHRLYTDQDRLRLDVIRCLREVGVGLEAIQHIMQQEDSIAAALQLQMQAIELEMAQLQRKKTVLGAALRRNNPLEHLRVARTLASLNARERQQVLDQQVERLFQDVPADPSWIQSLWQGPLMQLPEHLSDMQFEAWLELADLLLDEDFILKFQAVGQEFWSQFPDEASRMKFVKAKQHHDHLIQQAVQRGVLPDSPEGQQVMLEAMQTLSPETTDVAALAAHQLEVFQRHTDPRAERFWRLLECIQNLPSRSTEIMQVHHWQVQALQTLVQKMPAPDLHPVQR from the coding sequence ATGGAGCGTTACCGTATCGGAGAACTGGCCCGCCTGGGTGGGGTGTCCATCAAAACGGTGCGGTATTACTCAGACCTCGGGCTGTTGCCTCCTGCGGAAATCACAGAAACCGGACACCGTCTCTACACCGATCAGGACCGCCTGCGTTTGGACGTCATCCGTTGCCTGCGTGAAGTGGGAGTCGGTCTGGAAGCCATCCAGCACATCATGCAGCAAGAGGATTCCATTGCTGCTGCACTGCAGTTGCAGATGCAGGCCATCGAACTGGAAATGGCCCAGTTGCAACGCAAAAAAACCGTGCTCGGGGCGGCACTCCGGCGCAACAACCCTCTGGAGCACCTGAGGGTGGCCCGCACCCTCGCTTCCCTGAATGCCCGAGAACGCCAGCAGGTTTTGGATCAGCAGGTGGAGCGTTTGTTTCAGGATGTGCCCGCCGATCCTTCCTGGATTCAAAGCCTCTGGCAGGGCCCTTTGATGCAGCTTCCAGAACACCTTTCCGACATGCAGTTCGAGGCATGGTTGGAACTGGCCGATTTGCTTCTGGATGAGGATTTCATCCTGAAATTTCAGGCGGTGGGACAGGAATTCTGGAGCCAATTTCCGGACGAGGCGTCGCGCATGAAGTTTGTGAAAGCCAAACAGCATCACGACCACCTGATTCAGCAAGCCGTGCAACGTGGGGTGCTTCCGGACAGCCCTGAGGGTCAGCAGGTGATGCTTGAGGCCATGCAAACCCTGTCCCCTGAAACCACGGATGTTGCAGCTCTGGCAGCACATCAACTGGAGGTGTTTCAGAGGCACACCGATCCCCGTGCAGAGCGCTTCTGGCGTCTGTTGGAATGCATCCAGAACCTGCCCTCCAGAAGCACTGAAATCATGCAGGTGCACCACTGGCAAGTGCAAGCGTTGCAAACGCTGGTCCAGAAAATGCCTGCACCAGATCTGCACCCGGTTCAGCGCTGA